Sequence from the Brevundimonas sp. SGAir0440 genome:
TCCCAAACGCAGCGCCAAGCCGCCGCCCCTCCCCGCCCAGACCGAGGCCGACCTCGCCGCCTCCATCGCCGCAGCCCCCGACGATCTACGCGCCGCCCTGGCGCGCCTCGGCCGCGTCGCCCTGTCGCGCTCCGACATCGACAGCGACTGACCCCTGCGCCTCGGTTGGCAGGTCTTGTCGCCTGCTGTAGGTAGGACGGGAAAGATTAGAACTCCGCACGGCATATCCCGGTCGCGCGCCTGGATTCCGAGCCCGATGAAGCAACAAGACGACTGGCGACTTACCGATCTTGTCGAACACGAGATCGGTCGCGGCGACCCGTTCGCCGCCGCCGTGCGCGGCACACGCATGCCAATGGTCATCACCAATCCGCGCCTGCCCGACAATCCGATCGTCTTCGTCAACAAGGCCTTCCAGGATCTGACCGGCTATGAGCGCGATGAGATCGTCGGCCAGAACTGCCGTTTCCTGCAGGGACCCAAGTCCGACAAGGTGGCCGTGGCCAAGATCCGCGAGGCGATCGAGGCCGGCGAAGACATCCACATCGATCTGCTGAACTATCGCAAGGACGGCAGCACCTTCTGGAACGCCCTGTTCATCAGCCCCGTGCGTAACGCCGAGGGCGAGATCGAGTATTTCTTCGCCTCGCAACTGAACGTCACCGAACGCGTCGAGGCCCAGGTTCTGGTCGAAAAGCAGAAGGCCGTCGTCGAGCGCGAGGTCGCCGCCCGCACCGCCGACCTGCAGGAAGCCCTGACCGCCAAGACCCTGCTGCTTCATGAGGTCGATCACCGGGTCAAGAACAACCTGACCATGATCGGATCGCTGCTGCGGCTGCAGTCGCGCTCCCTGTCCGATCCCGCCCTGACCGCGACCCTGGATTCCATGCTGGAGCGGGTGGACGCCCTGGCGACCGTTCACCGCAAGCTCTATCAGTCCGAGGACGTCACACAGTTCGATGTCGGCGCCTTCACCAACACCCTGGTCGCCGATGTGATTGGATCAACCGGACGCAGCGACATCGAGGTCTCCGTCGATGTCGAGCCGATGTTCATCCCTTCGACCCACGCCTCGTCGATCGGCCTGATCATCAACGAACTGCTGACCAATGCGATCAAGCACGCCTTCGCCGATGATCGCGGCGGCCGATTGATCGTCTCGGCCAAGAAGACGGAACAAGGCGGCCAGGTCGTTGTTCAAGACGACGGCCCCGGCATTCCCGGCGCCGCGCATCAGGGATTGGGCAAGACCTTGATCGGTCGTCTTTCAAAGCAGATCGGCGGCAAGACGCTGTGGCTTCCGGCAGACCCCGGAACACGCGCGGTCGTCGAATTTCCCGTGAGCGGCTAGTTGCGCGCGGCCGGGCCCCACTTCGACATCCTGGTCGTCGAGGACGAGGCCCTGCTTGTGATGGACCTCGAGGCGATGCTTGAGGACGAAGGCCACCGGCTGGTCGGCGAGGCCATGTCCCTGAGCGAGGTGGAGTCGCTGTCGCTCGACACGCCGCCCGACATCGCCTTCGTCGACATCCAGCTGGCCGACGATTCCAGCGGTCTGGACGTGTGTCGCCTGATCAAGGACCGCTGGCCGTCCACCGCCGTCGTCTTTTTAACGGCCAACCCTAAGATGATCCCCGAGGACTTCCTGGGCGCGCATGGCGTGATCCCCAAGCCCTTCTCGCGTTCCGGCCTGCTGTCGGCGATGCGCTTCATCCAGCAGGGCCTAAGCGATCCGCCGCCGCGCCAGGACAGACCGCAAAGTTTCATCCCCGCGCCGGCGATCGATCGGGCCTGGGCGCGCGGATAAGGCGCTGTTGACAAAACTTCGCCGCACCTGTTCCAGACTAGTTCAGGGTTGCGCCATTCCCGGGGAATCGCGCGACCATCGCCAACGATCCGATCCGAGGAACCTTCATGGCCGACACTGAATCCCGCTTCGCCCGCATGAGCCGTCGTGCGGCCATCACCGGCGCCGCACTGGCGACCATGGCTCTGGCGGCCTGCGGCGGCGGCGCCAAGGGTGCGGCCGAGGGCGACATGGGTCTGGGCGCGCCCGAGGGCGCCAAGGTCACTGTGGTCGAATACGCCTCGGTCACCTGCCCCCACTGCGCCCTGTGGCAGAAGAACACCTGGCCGGCGTTCAAGGCCAAATACGTCGACACCAACAAGGTCCGCTACGTCTTCCGCGAACTGCCGACCCCGCCGGTCGATGCCGCCACCGCCGGCTTCCTGGTCGCGCGCTGCGCCGGTCCGGACAAGTATTTCGACGTCGTTCACCAGTTGATGGCGACCCAGCAGGAGATGCTGACGTCCTCGCCGCGCGATTGGCTGCTGCGCACCGCCCAGGCCGCCGGCCTGTCCGAGCAGCAGTTCAACGACTGCGTCACCGACAAGGACGCCGTCGCCGCCATGGAGAAGCGCGTTCAGGCCGCCCGCGCCCAGGGCGTGACCGGCACCCCCGCCTTCTATGTCAATGAGACGCA
This genomic interval carries:
- a CDS encoding DsbA family protein — its product is MADTESRFARMSRRAAITGAALATMALAACGGGAKGAAEGDMGLGAPEGAKVTVVEYASVTCPHCALWQKNTWPAFKAKYVDTNKVRYVFRELPTPPVDAATAGFLVARCAGPDKYFDVVHQLMATQQEMLTSSPRDWLLRTAQAAGLSEQQFNDCVTDKDAVAAMEKRVQAARAQGVTGTPAFYVNETQVISPGGEGASLADLSTAIDAALAK
- a CDS encoding PAS domain-containing protein, yielding MKQQDDWRLTDLVEHEIGRGDPFAAAVRGTRMPMVITNPRLPDNPIVFVNKAFQDLTGYERDEIVGQNCRFLQGPKSDKVAVAKIREAIEAGEDIHIDLLNYRKDGSTFWNALFISPVRNAEGEIEYFFASQLNVTERVEAQVLVEKQKAVVEREVAARTADLQEALTAKTLLLHEVDHRVKNNLTMIGSLLRLQSRSLSDPALTATLDSMLERVDALATVHRKLYQSEDVTQFDVGAFTNTLVADVIGSTGRSDIEVSVDVEPMFIPSTHASSIGLIINELLTNAIKHAFADDRGGRLIVSAKKTEQGGQVVVQDDGPGIPGAAHQGLGKTLIGRLSKQIGGKTLWLPADPGTRAVVEFPVSG
- a CDS encoding response regulator, translating into MRAAGPHFDILVVEDEALLVMDLEAMLEDEGHRLVGEAMSLSEVESLSLDTPPDIAFVDIQLADDSSGLDVCRLIKDRWPSTAVVFLTANPKMIPEDFLGAHGVIPKPFSRSGLLSAMRFIQQGLSDPPPRQDRPQSFIPAPAIDRAWARG